One genomic region from Anabaena sp. PCC 7108 encodes:
- the hrmK gene encoding hybrid histidine kinase/response regulator HrmK: protein MQQSSSLPEQNSQINETPALLKTIQQLREQLWLESSLNQLQCRLNDCLLSASTQMSETRPPEAEIFQTVVNLLHKALNGSRLHCAVGIALLQPQETVAQVSYVSSYPSSPTPNLEVISTTGTKLRLRLHAAIKLEDLQQMQRQKPPKSWCLVETFNGVMGWLIIATTNSNCEAFNPSLYQLRSQFIKKTIEYCDQALTQIKQIQSYQQHCQQLANFNQELERSNQLKNQFLANTSHEIRTPLSSIIGFTHLLLAQGYEPEKPRHQEYLHIIQSSGKHLLGLINDILDLSKIEANQMEVQWDIIDVPILCRNVLALVKEKAANKSLKLSIEIDPDIKTLVADPLRLKQMLLNLLFNAIKFTNVGRVGLRVTTQDLYLRFTVWDTGIGISPENQALLFRPYSQIVNSASSSNEGTGLGLVVTKQLAEIHGGSLELESAVNHGSSFTILLPLKPVGKVLEAIELTATKDLEVSQDVNNYSTSLSKSDIIISSSGQVLLVEDDLANAELMRIYLGRLGYQVTCVNNAFEMWKILPQLQPAVILIDVSLPDANGLNLVKQLRENSQYQNIPIIAQTAMAMKGDRETCLAAGVNDYISKPIDLQLLGSMVAKYS, encoded by the coding sequence ATGCAGCAGTCTTCAAGCTTACCAGAACAGAACTCACAGATAAATGAAACGCCAGCGCTTTTGAAAACAATCCAGCAACTGCGGGAGCAATTGTGGTTAGAAAGCAGCTTGAACCAGTTGCAGTGTCGTCTCAATGATTGTCTACTTTCTGCTTCTACCCAGATGTCAGAGACAAGACCTCCAGAAGCCGAAATTTTTCAAACCGTCGTCAACTTACTTCACAAGGCTTTAAATGGCAGTCGGTTACATTGTGCCGTAGGTATTGCTCTGTTACAACCACAAGAAACAGTTGCTCAAGTTTCCTATGTTTCTAGTTATCCTAGTTCACCAACTCCGAACTTGGAAGTAATATCCACAACAGGAACAAAGCTGCGATTGCGATTACACGCTGCTATCAAATTAGAAGATTTGCAGCAGATGCAGAGACAAAAACCTCCCAAATCTTGGTGTTTAGTTGAGACTTTTAATGGTGTGATGGGATGGCTAATTATTGCCACTACTAACTCTAACTGCGAAGCTTTCAACCCATCACTTTATCAACTGCGATCGCAATTTATTAAAAAAACCATCGAGTATTGTGATCAAGCCCTAACACAAATTAAGCAAATACAATCTTATCAACAACATTGTCAACAGTTAGCAAACTTTAATCAAGAACTAGAACGCAGCAATCAATTGAAAAACCAGTTTTTGGCTAATACCAGTCACGAAATCCGCACTCCTCTTAGTTCTATTATTGGATTTACCCACCTGCTACTAGCACAAGGTTACGAGCCAGAAAAACCACGTCACCAAGAGTATTTACACATTATCCAATCTAGTGGCAAGCATTTGCTGGGTCTAATTAATGATATTTTGGATCTCTCTAAAATTGAAGCTAACCAAATGGAAGTGCAATGGGATATCATCGATGTGCCAATACTATGCCGCAATGTTTTAGCCTTAGTTAAAGAAAAAGCTGCCAATAAGAGTTTAAAACTAAGTATAGAAATAGATCCCGATATCAAAACCTTAGTAGCAGACCCATTGCGACTCAAGCAAATGCTATTGAATTTACTCTTCAATGCTATCAAATTTACAAATGTAGGTAGGGTTGGTTTACGAGTAACTACTCAAGACTTATATTTACGTTTTACAGTTTGGGATACTGGTATTGGCATCTCTCCAGAAAATCAAGCTTTATTATTTCGTCCTTACAGCCAAATTGTTAACTCTGCATCTAGTAGCAATGAAGGAACTGGTTTGGGGTTAGTTGTAACTAAGCAACTTGCAGAAATTCATGGTGGTTCTTTAGAGTTGGAATCGGCAGTAAATCACGGTTCATCTTTTACTATTCTCCTGCCCCTTAAGCCAGTGGGAAAGGTTTTAGAAGCCATAGAATTAACAGCTACCAAGGATTTAGAAGTTAGTCAAGATGTAAATAATTATTCTACATCCCTATCTAAATCTGACATTATTATTAGTTCTTCAGGACAAGTTTTATTAGTAGAAGATGATTTAGCTAATGCTGAATTAATGCGAATTTATCTAGGTAGATTAGGTTATCAAGTGACTTGTGTTAACAATGCTTTTGAAATGTGGAAGATTCTCCCACAGCTACAACCAGCAGTAATTTTAATCGATGTCAGTCTCCCAGATGCCAATGGTTTGAACTTGGTAAAACAACTGCGAGAAAATTCTCAATACCAAAATATTCCCATCATTGCTCAAACAGCAATGGCTATGAAAGGGGATAGAGAAACTTGTCTAGCAGCTGGTGTCAATGACTATATTTCTAAACCAATTGATTTACAACTTTTAGGTAGCATGGTGGCAAAGTATAGCTAA
- a CDS encoding methanogen output domain 1-containing protein, which produces MNEYANQSLDHVYVPLERDVFLRTLIRELSGTLQDIVGLEEASGFISVVGESMGRQINEDYKSALKVSNLNHKQVVGVLIDLKRRIQGDFYVIEENNEKIVFGNHICPFAEKVIDRPAMCMMTSNVFGTIASDNLGYAKVELQETIAKGADGCKIVVYLKTTLESEDAPGREYFKGL; this is translated from the coding sequence ATGAACGAATACGCTAACCAATCATTAGATCATGTCTATGTCCCCTTAGAGCGTGATGTTTTTTTACGTACCTTAATCAGAGAATTGTCAGGAACATTACAGGATATAGTAGGTTTAGAAGAAGCCTCTGGATTTATTAGCGTAGTTGGTGAAAGCATGGGTAGACAGATTAACGAAGATTATAAGTCTGCCCTGAAAGTATCAAATCTTAACCATAAGCAAGTTGTAGGAGTCTTGATTGACTTGAAAAGAAGAATTCAGGGTGATTTTTATGTCATTGAGGAGAATAATGAAAAAATCGTCTTTGGAAACCACATTTGCCCATTTGCAGAAAAAGTAATTGATCGTCCTGCTATGTGTATGATGACTTCAAATGTTTTTGGAACTATTGCATCTGATAATTTGGGATATGCCAAAGTAGAGTTGCAAGAGACAATAGCAAAGGGTGCAGATGGATGCAAAATAGTAGTTTATCTAAAAACCACACTAGAGTCAGAAGATGCACCAGGAAGAGAGTATTTCAAAGGTTTATAA
- a CDS encoding photosystem I protein PsaX, with amino-acid sequence MTAKGKTAAKPSYVFRTGWALLLLAINFLVAAYYFHIID; translated from the coding sequence ATGACCGCTAAAGGTAAAACTGCTGCAAAACCTAGCTACGTCTTTCGTACAGGTTGGGCTTTACTACTGTTGGCTATCAATTTTTTGGTAGCAGCTTATTATTTCCACATCATTGACTAG
- a CDS encoding branched-chain amino acid ABC transporter permease produces the protein MDTQLAQLIINGIAVGSIIALAAVGLTLTYGILRLSNFAHGDFLTMGAYLTLLGNNRGLPIWLSMVFAAVGTVAEMLLTEELLWSKMRFIRATSTTLIIISIGLALFLRNGIIFIWGGKNQNYNLPVTPALEIGNLKVPQNQLWVLGLAVLAIVLLHYLLQNTKIGKAMRAVADDLDLARVSGINVDRVIFWTWVIAGTFTSLSGSMYGLITAVRPNMGWFLILPLFASVILGGIGNPYGAIAAAFIIGIVQEVSTLWLGSQYKQGVALFIMILVLLIRPKGLFKGTM, from the coding sequence ATGGATACACAACTAGCTCAATTAATCATCAACGGCATTGCTGTGGGGAGTATTATTGCTCTGGCAGCAGTTGGACTCACACTTACCTATGGAATTTTACGATTATCTAACTTTGCTCACGGGGACTTTCTGACTATGGGAGCTTATCTAACCTTGCTAGGAAATAATCGTGGTTTGCCTATTTGGCTATCAATGGTGTTTGCCGCAGTGGGGACAGTAGCTGAGATGTTATTGACTGAAGAATTGCTCTGGTCAAAAATGCGGTTTATCCGTGCTACTTCGACAACACTAATTATTATTTCCATTGGACTGGCTTTATTTCTCCGCAATGGGATTATTTTTATTTGGGGAGGTAAAAATCAAAACTATAATTTACCTGTTACTCCTGCTTTAGAAATTGGGAATTTAAAAGTGCCGCAAAATCAATTATGGGTACTGGGGTTAGCAGTGCTGGCTATTGTGTTATTACACTACCTTCTCCAAAACACCAAAATTGGTAAAGCTATGCGAGCCGTTGCTGATGATTTAGATTTAGCCAGAGTATCTGGTATCAACGTTGACAGAGTAATTTTTTGGACTTGGGTGATTGCGGGAACTTTTACTTCTTTAAGCGGCAGTATGTATGGGTTGATTACTGCTGTTAGACCGAATATGGGCTGGTTTTTGATTTTGCCTTTGTTTGCTTCTGTAATTTTAGGCGGAATTGGCAACCCCTACGGCGCGATCGCAGCTGCTTTCATTATTGGCATCGTACAAGAAGTGAGTACTCTTTGGCTAGGTTCTCAATATAAACAAGGTGTAGCCCTGTTCATAATGATTTTGGTGCTGCTCATTCGTCCCAAAGGTTTATTCAAAGGAACGATGTGA
- a CDS encoding PAS domain-containing protein — MTPEQFIEFARVLPEPLLLVNSDGQILATNQPVADMLGLRRQELQEKMIFDLATEPHSKISVYLKACSRSRSMVLGSLTLQNSHGKTLVCRCQGAVIKPWSNESLALILLRLEERKSASINFILLTNKVDELAKEIYRRKQAEEALFKANQELEIRVEERTTALREILKQLQITQTHLIQSEKMSSLGQMVAGVAHEINNPINFIYGNLFHAENYIENLLKLLDKYQEYYPNAPQEIQNIREVIDVDFIVEDIIKIIHSIWSLD, encoded by the coding sequence ATGACTCCTGAACAATTTATTGAATTTGCCAGAGTTTTGCCAGAACCTTTACTTTTAGTGAATAGTGATGGTCAAATACTAGCTACTAATCAACCAGTAGCAGATATGTTGGGGTTACGCCGTCAGGAATTGCAAGAGAAGATGATTTTTGATCTTGCGACTGAGCCTCATAGTAAAATTTCTGTGTATCTAAAAGCCTGTTCTCGTAGCCGCTCAATGGTTTTAGGTTCATTAACATTGCAAAATAGTCACGGAAAAACATTAGTCTGTCGTTGTCAAGGAGCCGTTATTAAACCTTGGTCTAATGAATCTTTAGCCTTAATTCTTCTCCGCTTAGAAGAGAGAAAATCAGCGAGCATTAACTTTATTTTGCTTACTAATAAAGTAGATGAACTAGCTAAAGAAATTTATAGACGGAAACAAGCAGAAGAGGCACTTTTCAAAGCTAATCAAGAACTAGAAATCAGAGTTGAGGAACGTACAACTGCTCTAAGAGAAATATTAAAGCAGTTACAAATTACCCAAACTCATCTGATTCAATCTGAGAAAATGTCTAGTTTAGGTCAGATGGTTGCTGGTGTAGCACACGAAATCAATAATCCGATAAATTTTATTTATGGTAATCTATTTCATGCCGAAAATTATATTGAAAATTTGTTGAAATTATTAGATAAATATCAAGAATATTATCCCAATGCTCCTCAAGAAATCCAAAATATTAGAGAAGTGATAGATGTGGATTTTATAGTAGAAGATATAATTAAAATTATCCATTCTATCTGGAGTTTAGACTAA
- a CDS encoding PleD family two-component system response regulator — MANKILVIDDTTVVRVKVREMLPQGNFEVLEAKDGLEGYNLILNEKVSLIMLDFILPKMSGWEVFQKIQSQSELKKIPLVIMSGRKEEVTEKIPEPFEYFEFLNKPFDKRQLISAIKSAMDKASKKGNTDTAPPIVIAPKQEPVAVKPVMETSSSAADIDALNAKIVKMQAEIDNLKKQLTQVVTFIKQKIK; from the coding sequence GTGGCAAACAAAATTCTAGTTATCGATGACACTACAGTTGTTAGGGTAAAAGTACGCGAAATGTTACCTCAGGGTAACTTTGAGGTATTAGAAGCAAAAGACGGTTTAGAAGGATATAATCTTATCCTTAATGAAAAAGTCAGCTTGATCATGTTGGATTTTATACTACCGAAAATGAGTGGCTGGGAAGTTTTCCAGAAAATTCAATCCCAGTCAGAATTAAAGAAAATTCCTCTGGTGATCATGTCTGGTCGCAAAGAAGAAGTAACAGAAAAAATTCCTGAACCGTTTGAATATTTTGAATTTCTCAACAAGCCTTTTGATAAACGGCAGTTGATTAGTGCAATTAAGTCAGCGATGGACAAGGCTAGTAAAAAAGGTAACACAGATACTGCTCCTCCAATAGTAATAGCGCCTAAGCAAGAACCAGTAGCAGTAAAACCTGTTATGGAGACTAGTAGCTCTGCTGCTGATATTGACGCACTAAATGCCAAAATTGTCAAGATGCAAGCAGAAATTGATAACTTGAAGAAACAGCTAACTCAGGTAGTAACATTTATTAAACAGAAAATTAAGTAG
- the lipA gene encoding lipoyl synthase, producing MTSLRQAELKSEITAMPSWLRRSLGKASEISTVQRIIKQRQIHTICEEGRCPNRGECYAQKTATFLLMGPTCTRSCAFCQVDKGHAPMPLDMEEPQKVAEAVQILGLEYVVLTSVARDDLPDGGASHFVTTMETIRQINPITQIEVLTPDFWGSAGVVGQRQGIEMIVKAQPACFNHNVETVRSLTGSVRRGAKYDRSLAVLATVKEIDASIPTKSGLMLGHGETIEEVVETMTDLRAIKCDRLTMGQYMRPSLEHLPVQKYWTPEEFEQLGSIARDMGFSHVRSAPLVRSSYHAGSDNS from the coding sequence ATGACTTCTTTAAGACAAGCCGAACTCAAATCAGAAATTACAGCAATGCCTAGCTGGTTACGTCGTTCCCTTGGTAAAGCCAGTGAAATCTCTACGGTACAACGTATTATTAAGCAGCGGCAAATTCACACAATTTGTGAAGAAGGACGCTGCCCCAATCGGGGTGAATGCTATGCCCAAAAAACGGCGACTTTTTTACTTATGGGTCCAACTTGCACACGCTCTTGTGCTTTTTGTCAAGTAGATAAAGGTCATGCACCAATGCCTTTAGATATGGAAGAACCACAAAAAGTCGCAGAAGCAGTACAGATTTTAGGCTTGGAATATGTGGTACTGACTTCTGTAGCCCGTGATGATTTGCCAGATGGGGGTGCTAGTCATTTTGTGACGACCATGGAGACTATCCGCCAAATAAACCCAATAACTCAAATTGAAGTCCTAACACCAGATTTTTGGGGTAGTGCGGGTGTGGTAGGACAACGCCAGGGGATAGAGATGATTGTCAAAGCTCAACCAGCTTGTTTCAACCATAATGTGGAAACAGTACGCTCTCTAACTGGTTCTGTGCGGCGAGGGGCAAAGTACGATCGCTCATTAGCAGTGCTGGCGACAGTTAAAGAAATCGATGCCTCTATTCCCACTAAATCAGGTTTGATGCTGGGACATGGAGAAACGATTGAGGAAGTAGTGGAAACAATGACGGATCTTCGGGCTATAAAATGCGATCGCTTGACTATGGGTCAATATATGCGCCCGTCTTTAGAACATCTCCCAGTGCAAAAATACTGGACACCAGAGGAATTTGAGCAACTTGGCAGCATAGCCAGAGATATGGGATTTAGCCACGTTCGTTCTGCACCTCTAGTTCGCAGTTCTTATCATGCTGGGTCAGATAATAGTTAA
- the larE gene encoding ATP-dependent sacrificial sulfur transferase LarE gives MKLTEKLEQLKALFAEMEQALIAYSGGVDSTLVAKIAYDVLGDRALAVTAVSPSLLPEELEDAKIQAATIGIHHQIVQTHEMENPNYTSNPVNRCYFCKSELHDTLKPLALELGYPYVVDGVNADDLHDYRPGIQAAKERGARSPLAEISVTKAEVRQLSQQLGLAWWDKPAQPCLSSRFPYGEEITIAKLQRVGRAEIYLRKLGWENLRVRSEGNTARIELPPEKITDFVLTTDLPTLVSAFQNWGFIYVTLDLEGYRSGKLNQVLNYQIPKLLEKSGI, from the coding sequence ATGAAACTAACAGAAAAACTAGAACAATTAAAAGCATTATTTGCAGAAATGGAGCAGGCTTTGATTGCCTACTCAGGGGGAGTTGATAGTACATTAGTGGCTAAGATTGCCTATGATGTGTTAGGCGATCGCGCTTTGGCTGTCACTGCTGTCTCTCCTTCCCTGTTACCAGAAGAGTTGGAAGACGCGAAAATTCAAGCCGCAACTATCGGGATTCACCATCAAATCGTCCAGACTCACGAAATGGAAAATCCCAATTACACCTCTAACCCTGTTAACCGCTGCTATTTTTGCAAAAGTGAACTGCACGATACACTCAAGCCTTTAGCTTTAGAGTTAGGCTATCCCTATGTGGTAGATGGGGTAAATGCCGATGATTTGCACGATTATCGCCCCGGAATTCAGGCTGCAAAAGAAAGAGGTGCGCGATCGCCATTAGCAGAAATTAGTGTCACCAAAGCCGAAGTCCGTCAACTTTCTCAACAACTGGGTTTAGCTTGGTGGGATAAACCCGCTCAACCTTGTCTAAGTTCTCGCTTTCCCTATGGAGAAGAAATTACCATAGCCAAGTTACAACGAGTGGGTAGAGCCGAAATTTATTTACGAAAACTAGGTTGGGAAAATTTGCGGGTACGTTCGGAAGGAAATACCGCACGGATTGAACTACCACCGGAAAAAATTACAGATTTTGTCTTAACTACAGATTTACCCACTCTGGTTAGTGCATTTCAGAACTGGGGATTTATCTATGTAACCTTGGATTTAGAAGGTTATCGCAGTGGTAAATTAAATCAGGTTTTAAACTACCAGATACCCAAACTCTTGGAAAAGTCAGGCATCTAA
- a CDS encoding long-chain fatty acid--CoA ligase produces MTNTKSESSLLSNISIPEREYQELQRLVDYTKVESLPEIWSLAAKKFGSTVALHNPHSQPEIKITYSQLANQIQRFASGLQALGVNMGDGVTSTCGERISLIADNSPRWFIADQGIMTAGSVNAVRSAQAEREELLFIIANSGSTALVVEDIKTLKKLEAGLKDLPIKVVILLSDETPPIAENFQVVNFTQLLEIGSNHTLVVIKQSRDNLATLIYTSGTTGKPKGVMLSHKNLLHQVTSLGVLVQPKVGDIVLSILPTWHSYERSCEYFLLSQGCTQIYTNLRSVKDDLKKYKPNYMVAVPRVWESIYEGAQKQFRTQPAKKQQLIKFLLAMSQKYITARRIAQGLSLDHINASVIERSEAKITELALLPFHALGEKLVYAKVREATGGRIKQVISGGGALPRHIDNFFEIIGVEILQGYGLTETSPVTNARRPWRNLRGSSGQPIPATEVKIVNPETRQPLPLGERGLVLLKGPQVMQGYYQNPEATKKVIDAEGWFDSGDLGWVTPENDLVLTGRAKDTIVLTNGENIEPQPIEDACLRSPYIDQIMLVGQDQRSTGALIVPNIEALAKWAENQNLILSTKDDNLTPSVSQKVNIESKIIQDLFRQELNREVQNRPGYRADDRIGPFRLILEPFSIENGLMTQTLKIRRYVVAERYHDIIDGMFAK; encoded by the coding sequence ATGACAAACACAAAATCTGAGTCTTCTTTATTATCTAATATCTCTATTCCTGAGCGAGAATACCAAGAATTACAGCGATTGGTAGATTACACAAAAGTGGAGTCGCTACCAGAAATTTGGTCTTTGGCTGCTAAGAAATTTGGCAGCACTGTTGCCCTCCACAACCCTCACAGTCAACCAGAAATCAAGATTACTTATAGTCAGTTAGCTAATCAAATTCAACGATTTGCATCTGGTTTACAGGCTTTAGGGGTGAATATGGGCGATGGTGTAACTTCCACGTGCGGTGAACGCATTTCCCTGATTGCGGACAACAGCCCGCGCTGGTTTATCGCCGATCAAGGTATTATGACAGCTGGGTCTGTGAACGCAGTGCGTAGCGCTCAAGCCGAACGCGAAGAATTACTATTTATCATCGCCAATAGTGGTAGTACCGCGCTGGTAGTTGAGGATATCAAGACACTCAAGAAATTAGAAGCAGGTCTGAAAGACTTACCCATTAAAGTGGTAATCTTGCTTTCCGATGAAACACCACCAATAGCAGAAAATTTTCAAGTGGTGAACTTCACCCAATTGTTAGAAATTGGTAGCAACCACACTTTAGTTGTCATCAAACAAAGCCGGGATAACTTAGCAACCCTAATTTATACTTCTGGGACTACGGGCAAACCCAAGGGTGTAATGCTGTCTCATAAAAACTTGTTGCACCAAGTAACAAGCTTAGGAGTGTTGGTGCAACCAAAAGTAGGAGATATAGTCCTGAGTATTCTTCCCACATGGCACAGCTACGAACGGAGTTGTGAGTATTTTTTGCTTTCTCAAGGTTGCACACAAATTTACACAAATTTACGTTCTGTCAAAGATGATTTAAAAAAATACAAACCCAATTACATGGTTGCTGTACCCAGGGTGTGGGAATCGATTTATGAAGGAGCGCAAAAGCAATTCCGTACCCAACCAGCTAAAAAACAGCAATTAATTAAATTTTTACTGGCAATGAGCCAAAAATATATCACAGCGCGGCGAATTGCTCAGGGATTAAGTTTAGATCACATCAATGCCTCAGTCATCGAGCGCTCAGAAGCAAAGATAACAGAATTGGCTTTGTTACCGTTTCATGCATTGGGAGAAAAATTAGTTTATGCCAAAGTGAGGGAAGCTACAGGGGGAAGAATCAAGCAAGTGATTAGCGGTGGGGGTGCGCTTCCTAGACATATAGATAACTTTTTTGAAATTATTGGGGTAGAGATTTTACAAGGCTATGGCTTGACAGAAACTTCACCGGTAACTAATGCGCGTCGTCCTTGGCGGAATTTGCGGGGTTCATCTGGACAACCGATTCCGGCTACAGAAGTAAAAATTGTGAATCCAGAAACTCGTCAGCCGCTACCATTAGGAGAACGGGGTTTAGTGCTGCTAAAAGGGCCACAAGTTATGCAGGGCTATTACCAAAATCCCGAAGCGACAAAGAAAGTCATAGATGCTGAAGGTTGGTTTGATAGCGGTGATTTGGGTTGGGTGACTCCTGAAAATGACTTAGTGCTAACTGGTAGAGCTAAGGATACAATTGTCTTAACCAACGGCGAAAATATTGAACCGCAGCCAATAGAAGATGCTTGCTTGCGATCGCCTTACATTGATCAGATTATGTTAGTGGGACAAGACCAGCGTAGCACTGGGGCTTTGATTGTTCCCAATATCGAAGCCTTGGCAAAATGGGCAGAAAATCAAAACTTGATTTTAAGTACAAAAGACGATAATCTTACCCCCTCAGTTAGTCAAAAAGTTAACATAGAGAGTAAAATAATCCAGGATTTATTTCGGCAAGAGTTGAATCGGGAAGTGCAGAATCGTCCAGGCTATCGAGCAGATGATCGCATTGGCCCCTTCAGACTAATTCTGGAACCGTTTTCCATAGAAAATGGCCTGATGACACAAACCCTCAAAATTCGACGATACGTTGTCGCGGAACGGTATCACGATATTATTGACGGAATGTTTGCTAAATAA
- a CDS encoding SGNH/GDSL hydrolase family protein, protein MTEPYLLAASLLTGLALPASALPKMSSIPPETTGFLWDLQQDSRMQSGNKIIPSVDISLPEFSSQVASSKNLQSATTQKIVPSLDVLLAQVKNYVLPTPIKSSLNLSSQPTNQIPASGNQLYYLRLASLRMGQIYTRVDDDEDLQASWKSSKKQKLSYEDWKDLLAMEARAISQGQGTNRLSILVGDSLSMWFPKDKLPAGKLWLNQGISGDSSIGVFKRLAAFSVTKPEVIYLMVGINDLLKGASDLSILRTQRLIIRRLRQEHPKSRIIVQSILPIRRTKIPNSRIRHLNTQIAVIAKQEGANYLNIHNWFTDVQGNLLPELTTDGVHLSPEGYDVWRSALQQIEYRVAQRAN, encoded by the coding sequence ATGACGGAACCTTATCTGTTGGCAGCGAGCTTGTTAACAGGATTAGCACTACCAGCATCGGCTCTCCCAAAGATGTCGAGTATCCCGCCAGAAACTACTGGATTCCTGTGGGATTTACAACAGGATTCACGGATGCAATCAGGTAACAAAATTATCCCCAGTGTTGATATTTCTTTACCAGAATTCAGTAGTCAAGTCGCTTCTTCAAAGAATTTACAGTCAGCAACAACCCAGAAAATAGTTCCTAGTCTTGATGTCTTATTAGCACAAGTCAAGAACTACGTTTTACCAACACCCATAAAATCATCACTGAATCTCAGTTCCCAACCAACTAACCAAATTCCCGCCTCTGGGAATCAACTTTACTATCTGAGGTTAGCGTCTCTACGGATGGGTCAAATTTACACCCGTGTAGATGATGATGAGGACTTACAGGCTTCGTGGAAGTCCAGTAAAAAACAAAAACTGAGTTATGAAGATTGGAAAGACTTACTAGCTATGGAGGCCAGAGCGATTTCCCAAGGACAAGGTACAAATCGTTTGAGTATCTTGGTGGGTGATTCTTTGAGTATGTGGTTTCCTAAAGACAAACTTCCTGCTGGTAAATTGTGGCTAAATCAGGGCATATCTGGAGATAGTTCCATAGGAGTGTTCAAAAGATTAGCGGCCTTTTCGGTAACAAAGCCGGAAGTTATTTACCTGATGGTTGGTATCAATGATTTACTCAAGGGTGCAAGTGACTTGTCAATTTTGCGTACTCAACGTCTAATCATTCGCCGTTTACGCCAGGAGCATCCAAAAAGTCGGATTATTGTCCAATCAATTTTGCCAATTCGCCGGACAAAAATTCCCAACAGCCGTATTCGTCATCTCAATACCCAAATTGCTGTGATTGCTAAACAAGAAGGTGCTAATTATTTGAATATCCATAATTGGTTTACAGATGTTCAAGGCAACTTACTTCCAGAGTTAACAACAGATGGGGTGCATTTGTCACCAGAGGGATATGATGTATGGCGATCAGCCCTCCAGCAGATAGAATATAGAGTTGCTCAACGTGCAAATTGA